The sequence TACATCTTGGCGAGCAGGTCGTTGATCTCCTTCGTCAACGCCTGAACCTTCTTATCGTCAGTGGCCCCGCCATAGAGCTGGGCGTTGAGCTCGGACTGTTTGGTGAAGAGCTGCTGCCTGAGCTGGGCCGTGGCAGTATAGTGCTCATTGTAAAGCTTCTGCGCGACGGCCTGTTTCTCCGGGGTCAGCCCAGACATGGGGCCTCCCATCATGCCCATGCCGTGGCCCCCCATCATGCCAGGACCCATCATCTGGGCGTTGGCCAAGCCGGACAGGCCAAGCAGCGAGACCATCGCCAGAGCGAGAGCAAGGCCGAGAGTCTTTTTACGCGTATTCATGGTATGCTCCTTGTTATTCGACGCAAGTCGATCAGTTAGGGGTCCGCTCACGAAAGGGAGAAAATCGTACGCCAAGGACTGGCAAGCGGCTACGATGCCCGGTTTCGCACCCACGCTATCAAGAAAAGCTTGATGTAATCCCGTTGTGTCTCATGGTGTCGTCCACCACCTGGCGGACATCGGCAAGGCATCAACGACCACTGGGATTCTTGGTCGCGCACTGACATCCACCAACCCTTTTTTCAGATACGAT is a genomic window of Desulfovibrio sp. TomC containing:
- a CDS encoding periplasmic heavy metal sensor — its product is MNTRKKTLGLALALAMVSLLGLSGLANAQMMGPGMMGGHGMGMMGGPMSGLTPEKQAVAQKLYNEHYTATAQLRQQLFTKQSELNAQLYGGATDDKKVQALTKEINDLLAKMYDAQVALQNQLTKEGIPAMGGMGMMGPGMMGGMGMCW